The following DNA comes from Brassica oleracea var. oleracea cultivar TO1000 chromosome C5, BOL, whole genome shotgun sequence.
CTTTGAGGATGTGTAGAGCAAATAGCTGAACATCGGACTCCACCATCCCTGTTCCTCTGAACTTGATAAAATCTGCAATACTCCCACCAGAACAATACTCAAGGATTAAGTTGTAGTCGCTCCCTAGGGGTCGAGTTTCAGCTGGTGTTATATTACTACCATAGTAAGAGATAACATGAGGAGATGAAAGATCCTTCAAAATTCGTTCTTCATCACAAAGACTGAAGGAAGATGATATAGGTGCACTTTTGATGGCGATTTTTGATGGCAAAGCATCACCATTCACATAATCATTTCATATGACTAAGTAAACAACACCATGAGCACCTTCGCCAAGACAGATAGAGCGTACCCATGAAGAACTTACAGAAGCTTTAGGAGTTTTGGGTAATTTTCTTCCTGCCGCTTCAAAGACACTACGATCAATGATTTGTAAGCTACTCTCACTTTGATCATTGTTGGGTGGAGGTGCCGTCAGACCAAATGGAGATTTAGCAGCCGTGGATAGCTTGTAAACAGCCGCTTCAAATGCTCTTTGACTGATGATTTGTAGGCTGCTACCACGTTGATCATGATATTTTTTTGGTGTGGTCACAATCTTCCTTTTTTTGTTGGTACTATGGCGGGAGGAAAGTAGGAAGTTTTTCATGTTTTCTGCCACTAAACCCGAGAGAGAAACAAAGTTCTTATGTAAAGAAAAATGTAAAACTTTGATAAGGATCTAAAGAAGGCTGGAACGTAGAGGAGAAACTTATAATCCTTTAATAGACATAGAAAATAATAATGTTTTCAAAACATGAGTAGTTGATTTAGTGGGGGTAAGAAAATGTTAAAGTGGTTTGTTTTATAACAGTTATGAAAGATAGTGGGGGTGAACATGGGTCATAATAAAACAATCTGGTTTTAAGATAATCTAATTGAATCAAACGAATTCAATGACATATATTTTCAATGACATGTCAAAATTTAAACACATAACACATGAATAATTGTTTAAAAGAAGGATTTAAAGAAGAAGAAAAGAACGTGGGAGTGGTGACGGACGAAGAAGACATGAATATGAAGTTCGATGAGTTATTTTGAAAGATGAAGGAAGAGATTAAGAATGAATCTAGTGGACACATATATAAGCCATGTTTGTTTGTAATAAGTTCTTATACATTGAGTTTCGTAGCCTCGTTTCGAAAAGTCTCTAATCCTTCATAGAATCTCATTTAATGGAATATTGATTTATTTGCATTATTCGGGACTCACAGCATATATAATCATTCTTAGTATGTTTTGTGAATGAAAGTTACTTGAAAATTACTTGACATAAAAGTTACTTGAAAATTCAATACAATTGCATAACTAAAGATAAGTATCCAAGGTTTTAAAGACAGCATTCTCTGTACAAACTGAAGTTAGATTAAATACGAACAGAAACAGAACCAACGAATTTTACCTGCTCAGACTCCTAAAGCTTAGCCTTCGTGCTTTCTTTCTTCATGGTCTCTACTTTGCTACCACTTTCTCCTTTAGCCTTTTAGATGTTCCCTTACGTTTTGTTGATGATTCTTGAATTGCTTCATCATCAATAATATTACTTCCTTGTCGTTTTGTGCTTGGAGTCATAGGAGAGCAAGGTGGTAAATCATTGTTATTGGCTTCTGAAGATGTATTTTCCACCTGTAAAAAATGTACATTCAATATAGCTTGTCATGTTATTTAAAGTATAAATGTTAATGAAAAAAATCGTATGAGTCTTTAACCTGCATTGCAGAACATGTACTTGAACTTAAAGGGAAATCGGAATGTGTACCAACCTAAAATTTGTAAACACAGTTATGTTCCATAAAAAACAAAGCATAAGTTCCATAAATAAAGTTCCATTGACTAAAACAAAATGATGATATAGGTGCACTATTGATGGGGATTTTGAATGGCAAAGCATCACCATTCACATAATCATTTAGTATGACTAAGTTCCAAAAATAAATCGAGAAATCCTGAAACATACCTCCATTCTCATATTATCTTGAAAATTATGGATCACATCAGGCGTATCACTGAGTTTGACAACGTTAAAACTTGGTTGTCTGAAATTTTTCTCCGTACCCTTTACACTGATAACCCAACGATCTTTCTTCCTTCCAAATCCATTAGTTCTTGAGGAATTTCATTCTCACGGTTAAAATAAAAAAGAATGGAAGAAGAACATGTCTGAGATTTTATTTTATATTCAGACCATTCATCATACTAACATGAAATAAATGAAGAATCAATGGGAAACACACCTGCACTTGTTGTTCAAGCAATTCATAAGCAGATTTATGAATGAGTTGTATAACTTCTCTATCAAATAATAGAAAAGATGTACTTCCAGTATGATCAGCTACTTTGACTTGCAGTTTGTATCTGATGTCAATATAATCGAAGTCCATAATAAATAAAGGAATATAAGAGTTTTGTTAAAAGTAAAATTTAATATTATATAGAACTTAATACTACCTTATACTTGTGGTGGTTTCATCCTTCTCGCAAGAGTCGCATGCATATTTGTTGGCCTCAATTTCCTCAGTCACTGGGTTGAAATATGGAGTAGCTTTCCCACAACAGCCTTTGCACCCAACATAGAACCAAGGAATTCCCTTTTGAATTGCTAAGATAGATGCGAACATAACACAAGTACTTTCCTATAGAAAAATGAAAACAAAATATATTTCAGTATGGCCAAGATGTATATAATAGTGTATAAGATACTTATTATTACCTCGATGCACATGAGCTGATCGATTGTTTTGAAGCAGCTTAATGGGAAATCATCAACGGTAACCACTTTATTTGAAGTGGGTTTTACCACTGGAGTAACCGTACATGGAGCCAAATTATCAGTGTTCACCATGCTGAAATTGAAATAAAAGTCTTAGTAAAAAATAATGTAAAAGGAAAGATAAATATGTAAATTTAAAGATGAACTTACCCTTTCTTAAATTCACTTATCTCATCTATATCTTCATTCAGAAAAAGCTTTGTAGAAAAGCGTGAGTTTTGAACTGATATTTTACCTATATATAAAATAATTTATTTTATAGTGTTATTAAATATTGTTAAAAAATACAGTACTTTTTTGATAAAATGGTTACCGTTGAATTTTTTGGTTCTCATAAGACTTCCAAGCAATATAACTGGACCAGTTTTGTTGTTCTTCACATAAGAGTGCACATCCTCAGCACGGTTTTCCCATAAAGTGCATTCAATGATTGTTTCACTACAATTTAAAACATTGAATTAATATGCAATCAAAGTTTCATAACGCTAATGTAAGACAAACTTTAGATAACTAAAATACTAACATAACTAAAATATTTGTACAACTAACCTCAGATCTCGTAGTTGAATATCCAAAAGTTTTGTTGAATGCCATGCATACTTCCTCTCAGTAATTTCACCCATGCCAACAATTTCACCCAGAATGTCTACATAAAAATAGAAAATTGAGCAAATATTAGGTAAATACTGAATGGGGAAATTATGTACTAACTTCAGTATGCGGGAGAATATGTAAAACTTA
Coding sequences within:
- the LOC106294373 gene encoding replication protein A 70 kDa DNA-binding subunit C-like isoform X2, with translation MPLEYTPLSHLNSSQKEWKIRVLVSRGERIQASLKQKLIKKFGRDLKEEEYLDVMNFEVLGNNGDYRGTTHPYKISFIWTTYMKTSEQIPNLSHFNLSPFLDILSQSIVDDVFIDILGEIVGMGEITERKYAWHSTKLLDIQLRDLSETIIECTLWENRAEDVHSYVKNNKTGPVILLGSLMRTKKFNGKISVQNSRFSTKLFLNEDIDEISEFKKGMVNTDNLAPCTVTPVVKPTSNKVVTVDDFPLSCFKTIDQLMCIEESTCVMFASILAIQKGIPWFYVGCKGCCGKATPYFNPVTEEIEANKYACDSCEKDETTTSIRYKLQVKVADHTGSTSFLLFDREVIQLIHKSAYELLEQQVQN
- the LOC106294373 gene encoding replication protein A 70 kDa DNA-binding subunit C-like isoform X1, yielding MPLEYTPLSHLNSSQKEWKIRVLVSRGERIQASLKQKLIKKFGRDLKEEEYLDVMNFEVLGNNGDYRGTTHPYKISFIWTTYMKTSEQIPNLSHFNLSPFLDILSQSIVDDVFIDILGEIVGMGEITERKYAWHSTKLLDIQLRDLSETIIECTLWENRAEDVHSYVKNNKTGPVILLGSLMRTKKFNGKISVQNSRFSTKLFLNEDIDEISEFKKGMVNTDNLAPCTVTPVVKPTSNKVVTVDDFPLSCFKTIDQLMCIEESTCVMFASILAIQKGIPWFYVGCKGCCGKATPYFNPVTEEIEANKYACDSCEKDETTTSIRYKLQVKVADHTGSTSFLLFDREVIQLIHKSAYELLEQQVQVCFPLILHLFHVSMMNGLNIK
- the LOC106294373 gene encoding replication protein A 70 kDa DNA-binding subunit E-like isoform X3; amino-acid sequence: MNFEVLGNNGDYRGTTHPYKISFIWTTYMKTSEQIPNLSHFNLSPFLDILSQSIVDDVFIDILGEIVGMGEITERKYAWHSTKLLDIQLRDLSETIIECTLWENRAEDVHSYVKNNKTGPVILLGSLMRTKKFNGKISVQNSRFSTKLFLNEDIDEISEFKKGMVNTDNLAPCTVTPVVKPTSNKVVTVDDFPLSCFKTIDQLMCIEESTCVMFASILAIQKGIPWFYVGCKGCCGKATPYFNPVTEEIEANKYACDSCEKDETTTSIRYKLQVKVADHTGSTSFLLFDREVIQLIHKSAYELLEQQVQVCFPLILHLFHVSMMNGLNIK